In one Cyprinus carpio isolate SPL01 chromosome B2, ASM1834038v1, whole genome shotgun sequence genomic region, the following are encoded:
- the LOC109069926 gene encoding tripartite motif-containing protein 16-like, producing MAEARFSQDEFLCPVCLDLLKDPVTIQCGHSYCMSCVTNCWDEEDEKRVHSCPQCRQTFSPRPALFKNVVFAEMLEKLKKTKLQSVVPAGAGDVQCDVCTGRKHRAVKSCLLCLNSYCQNHLEQHESLFKGKRHSLIEATGGLQEMICQKHEKLLEVFCRTDQKCICVLCMDEHKNHDTVSAAAQRTEKQKQLKETQKTLQQRIQQREKDLQQLRETVESHKRSAQTAVEDSERIFTELIRSIERSRSELIRLIRDQEKTAVSRAEERLERLEQEINDLRRRDAELEQLSHTQDHIQFLQSFQSLSAPPESTDVNDDLFSSLVSFDALRESVHQLRDKLEDFCKEELKKMSDRGKVLEIHLLSETSPSSRKDFLQYSHQLTLDPKTVNKYLRLSERNRVITFTKTDHSYPDHPDRFDRVCQVLCRESVCGRCYWELQWSGGESGFVFISVSYKSISRKGGGKECGFGGNDQSWSLCCSSSSYSFTHNDIETDLSVKSISSRIGVFVDHSAGTLSFYSVSDTMSLIHTVQTTFTQTLYPGFGFGSGLVLVLNVGSSVKLC from the exons atggcagaagccagattttctcaggatgagttcttgtgtccggtgtgtctggatctcctgaaggatccagtgaccatccagtgtggacacagttactgtatgagctgtgtgacga actgctgggatgaagaggatgagaagagagtccacagctgccctcagtgcagacagaccttcagtccaagacctgctttattTAAGAACGTGGTGTTTGCTGAAAtgctggagaaactgaagaagactaAACTTCAAAGTGTGGTTcctgctggagctggagatgttcagtgtgacgtctgtactggaagaaaacacAGAGCTGTCAAGTCCTGTCTGctgtgtctgaactcttactgtcagaatcacctcgaacaacatgagagtttgTTTAAAGGAAAGAGACACAGTTTGATTGAAGCCACTGGaggactgcaggagatgatctgccagaaacatgagaagctccttgaggttttctgtcgcactgatcagaagtgtatatgtgtgctgtgtatggatgaacataaaaaccacgaCACTGTATCTgctgcagcacagaggacagagaaacag aagcagctgaaggagacgcagaagacactccagcagagaatccagcagagagagaaagatcttcagcagctgagagagactgtggagtctcataag cgctctgcacagacagcagtggaggacagtgagaggatctttactgagctcatccgctccattgagagaagccgctctgagctgatacgactgatcagagatcaggaaaagactgcagtgagtcgagctgaagaacgactggagcgactggagcaggagatcaatgatctgaggaggagagacgctgagctggagcagctttcacacacacaggatcacatccagttcctgcag agtttccagtctctctcagcacctcctgaatctacagacgtaaatgatgatctcttcagttctctcGTCTCTTTTGAtgctctgagagaatctgtccatcagctgagagacaaactggaggatttctgcaaagaggagctcaagaagatgtcagacagaggtaaagtcctggagattcatctgctctcagaaaccagtccatcatc caggaaggacttcctacaat attcccatcagctcactctggatccgAAAACAGTGAATAAATACCTCCGTCTGTCTGAGAGAAACAGAGTGATTACATTCACTAAAACAGATCActcgtatcctgatcatccagacagatttgatcgtgtgtgtcaggtgttgtgtagagagagtgtgtgtggacgctgttactgggagctgcAGTGGAGTGGAGGTGAAtctggttttgtgtttatttcagtgtcatataagagcatcagcaggaagggaggaGGTAAAGAGTGTGGGTTTGGaggtaatgatcagtcctggagtttgtgcTGCTCTTCCTCCAGTTACTCATTCACACATAATGACATAGAGACTGATCTCTCTGTGaagtccatcagcagtagaataggagtgtttgtggatcacagtgcaggaactctgtccttctacagcgtctctgacacaatgagcctcatccacacagtccagaccacattcactcagacgctctatcctgggtttgggTTTGGGTCTGGattggttttggttttaaatgttggatcatcagtgaaactgtgttga